In Halorussus halophilus, the DNA window GTCCCGTGTGGCATGCTCGACCGCGCTCAGAATCTGCAACGCGCGCTGCTGTCGGAGTACGGCGAGCGACTCGACTCCGTCGCGCTCGTAACTGGCGACAGCGGCGTCTTCGAGGTCCGAGCAGACGGCGAGGCGGTCTTCGACAAAGAGGAAGACGAGTACGACGAGGACGCGATTAGCGAGTCTATCGGCGATTACGTCTAACGTCGCACTGCGTCTTGAGTCTCGACCCCAGTAGTTAGGCACCCGCACAACAGGTACCG includes these proteins:
- a CDS encoding SelT/SelW/SelH family protein; translated protein: MTTVEIEYCVPCGMLDRAQNLQRALLSEYGERLDSVALVTGDSGVFEVRADGEAVFDKEEDEYDEDAISESIGDYV